From a single Chitinivibrio alkaliphilus ACht1 genomic region:
- a CDS encoding class I SAM-dependent methyltransferase, giving the protein MTIFTESFWIDQWNQLNATRSSQRGWANAAVWNSMAESYGSRDESWRRARKNEVQKLVDQGIIFPGAKVLDIGCGPGSHGIFFAEAGCEVVAVDISEKMIERFESEIPAHLTSQVECRVCNWHEMDPDQEKFTRAFDLVFANMTPAIGSADDLMRLIHCSRGWCHWAGWAGVRRDFLMEDIRRELSIGNQGAFEGNALYVFNLLVSKGYFPDLSFTERNFTRDVSVEKMTEQAAAILSTESHIPAEELRPRIATYLRSIACDGVIQRKSMGRSGAMRWAIN; this is encoded by the coding sequence ATGACAATCTTCACAGAATCTTTTTGGATCGATCAATGGAATCAACTCAACGCCACCCGTTCCTCCCAACGTGGGTGGGCGAATGCCGCTGTATGGAATTCTATGGCAGAATCGTACGGATCGCGCGATGAATCATGGCGTAGAGCTCGCAAGAATGAAGTGCAGAAGCTTGTAGACCAAGGCATCATCTTTCCGGGGGCAAAAGTTCTCGACATCGGGTGTGGCCCCGGATCCCACGGTATTTTCTTTGCCGAAGCAGGGTGCGAAGTAGTCGCCGTGGACATCTCCGAAAAAATGATTGAGCGATTTGAAAGCGAAATACCAGCACATCTTACATCTCAGGTAGAGTGTCGTGTGTGTAACTGGCACGAGATGGATCCCGATCAGGAAAAATTTACTCGGGCCTTTGATCTGGTTTTTGCCAATATGACCCCCGCTATTGGCAGTGCAGATGACCTCATGCGTCTGATTCACTGTTCCAGAGGGTGGTGTCATTGGGCGGGCTGGGCAGGAGTCCGCCGTGATTTTCTCATGGAAGACATTCGGAGAGAACTCTCCATAGGAAATCAGGGGGCCTTTGAAGGAAATGCGCTTTACGTATTCAATCTATTAGTCTCGAAGGGGTACTTCCCGGATCTCTCCTTCACCGAGCGGAACTTCACCCGTGATGTTTCCGTAGAAAAAATGACGGAGCAAGCAGCAGCAATACTCTCTACGGAATCACATATACCCGCAGAGGAGCTTCGTCCCCGCATTGCAACCTATCTGCGATCCATCGCTTGTGACGGTGTTATCCAGCGAAAATCAATGGGGCGATCCGGCGCCATGCGTTGGGCAATCAACTAA